In one Culex quinquefasciatus strain JHB chromosome 2, VPISU_Cqui_1.0_pri_paternal, whole genome shotgun sequence genomic region, the following are encoded:
- the LOC6033150 gene encoding sodium-coupled monocarboxylate transporter 1 → MESTTVTTLLEQGAKLVLRFTAFDYGIFVLLLAISVLIGFYFGFVSKIKQNNVEEYLLGGKSMPKFPVAASLIATSVSGISLLGVPTDIYAYGTQIWMFVISGTMTGIVMHFIYLPVFHDMQLTSCFSYLELRFDRVVRLVASFVYALSALFLVPVVIYVPAMAFAQVSGVSLHWITPILCVICMFYTTVGGLRAVIWTDTVQLLLMLGAIFAIIVLGLSDVGGFWEVWRIAERGERLVFFDLNPDPTLRTSFWCVTLGMTTNWIAVFGINQACIQRFLAVPTRKAAKNSLKIYIVGLLIINSFACFIGLLMYARYEDCDPITTKQVQKLDQIVPFYVMDTAGRIPGLPGLFIAGVFAAALSTMSSSLNTLAGTIYEDFIRPCRPNASERSSSATMKLIVVILGLLVIGLVFIVEKLGSIVQMAVSCTGVISGSVMGMFTLGMVSTRANTKGVVSGVIVSISCMITLWISALGRLKYPFLPFRTDGCDQDILNAMGNATIPAPTNSTVSQAEAELPVIFRVSFMYYSLIGLVLFLVVAYPVSLMTGGGKVPDERLLTPWARRGARGGERNSFQMKVKEVDECLPELIKHKITSPE, encoded by the exons ATGGAATCGACCACGGTGACCACGCTGCTAGAGCAAGGAGCGAAGCTAGTGTTGCGATTTACCGCCTTTGATTATGGCATTTTTGTCCTGCTGTTGGCCATTTCCGTTTTGATTGGGTTCTACTTTGGGTTTGTGTCCAAGATTAAGCAGAACAATGTGGAGGAGTACCTGCTCGGGGGAAAATCGATGCCCAAGTTTCCGGTGGCCGCGTCGCTGATTGCTAC gtCGGTATCTGGAATCTCGTTGCTGGGTGTTCCCACCGATATCTATGCGTACGGGACACAAATCTGGATGTTTGTGATTTCTGGTACAATG ACCGGCATCGTGATGCACTTCATCTACCTCCCGGTGTTCCACGACATGCAGCTGACGTCCTGTTTCTCCTATCTGGAGCTTCGCTTCGACCGTGTTGTCCGCTTGGTCGCCAGCTTCGTGTACGCCCTGTCCGCACTGTTCCTGGTTCCGGTGGTGATCTACGTGCCAGCCATGGCCTTCGCACAGGTGTCCGGTGTTTCGCTGCACTGGATCACGCCGATTTTGTGTGTGATTTGCATGTTTTACACCACGGTTGGCGGGCTGCGAGCCGTCATCTGGACTGATACCGTTcagttgttgttgatgttggggGCCATCTTTGCGATCATCGTTCTTGGACTGTCGGACGTGGGTGGATTCTGGGAGGTTTGGCGCATTGCAGAACGTGGAGAGCGGCTGGTGTTTTTTGA TTTAAATCCCGATCCAACGCTGAGGACGTCTTTCTGGTGCGTAACCCTCGGTATGACCACCAACTGGATCGCCGTCTTTGGCATCAACCAAGCATGCATCCAGCGATTCCTGGCCGTCCCAACACGAAAAGCAGCTAAAAATTCCCTTAAAATCTACATCGTCGGTTTGCTGATCATCAACTCATTTGCTTGCTTCATCGGTTTGCTTATGTACGCTCGTTACGAAGACTGTGATCCGATCACCACCAAACAGGTTCAGAAGCTCGATCAGATTGTCCCGTTCTACGTAATGGACACCGCTGGGCGAATTCCCGGTCTACCCGGACTGTTCATCGCTGGAGTTTTCGCCGCTGCACTATCAACCATGTCGTCTTCGCTGAACACCCTAGCCGGTACAATCTACGAAGACTTTATCCGTCCATGCCGTCCAAACGCGTCCGAGCGATCTTCAAGCGCGACCATGAAGCTGATCGTGGTCATCCTGGGTCTGCTCGTCATCGGTCTGGTGTTCATCGTCGAAAAGCTTGGTTCGATCGTCCAGATGGCCGTTTCCTGTACCGGCGTAATTTCCGGCTCCGTAATGGGCATGTTCACCCTAGGAATGGTCTCAACCCGGGCCAACACAAAGGGCGTCGTGTCCGGAGTGATTGTCTCCATCAGTTGCATGATCACGCTGTGGATTTCGGCCCTCGGGAGGCTCAAGTACCCCTTTCTACCGTTCCGGACGGATGGCTGCGACCAGGACATTCTGAACGCAATGGGGAATGCAACGATACCAGCACCAACCAACTCCACAGTTAGTCAAGCAGAAGCCGAACTGCCTGTGATATTCCGGGTTAGCTTCATGTACTACTCGCTGATTGGGCTGGTACTCTTCCTGGTGGTGGCATATCCGGTGAGCCTCATGACCGGAGGAGGAAAGGTCCCGGATGAGCGACTGCTGACACCGTGGGCCAGAAGGGGAGCACGCGGAGGAGAGAGgaatagttttcaaatgaaagtaAAGGAGGTAGACGAATGTTTGCCGGAGTTGATCAAGCACAAAATTACGTCACCGGAGTAA